The Deinococcus koreensis genome window below encodes:
- a CDS encoding NUDIX domain-containing protein: protein MGFNLLVWVVVQGASGRVLLGRRDGSAYGHGLWGLPGGQVESGEGLQDAAARELCEETGLEVSPEALGVLGVRRYAVDGVQGTDFLFLARSWAGEPQPLHKTSEVGWFAPDALPADSLLWLPALLDVHLRGGALVTEQLEDVRSARPLMGAP, encoded by the coding sequence ATGGGCTTCAATCTGCTGGTGTGGGTCGTGGTGCAAGGCGCGTCCGGGCGCGTGCTGCTGGGGCGCCGGGACGGATCGGCCTACGGGCACGGGCTGTGGGGGCTGCCGGGGGGGCAGGTGGAGAGTGGCGAGGGCCTGCAGGACGCCGCCGCGCGGGAACTGTGCGAGGAAACGGGGCTGGAGGTCTCGCCAGAGGCCCTGGGGGTGCTCGGCGTCCGCCGGTATGCGGTGGATGGGGTGCAGGGCACCGATTTCCTGTTCCTGGCCCGGAGCTGGGCCGGCGAGCCACAGCCGCTCCACAAAACCTCCGAGGTCGGGTGGTTCGCCCCGGACGCCCTGCCCGCCGACTCGCTGCTCTGGCTCCCGGCACTGCTGGACGTCCATCTGCGGGGCGGCGCCCTCGTGACGGAGCAACTGGAGGATGTGCGCTCGGCCCGCCCTCTGATGGGCGCGCCGTGA
- a CDS encoding NAD(P)/FAD-dependent oxidoreductase, which produces MVDVLVIGGGLSGLTAARVLSRAGRRVRVLEAGAQVGGRVRSRVVDGCTLDAGYQVLFPAYPAVKRHLDLGALDLVSIAPAAVVRRGERADVLGDPIRDPAGLLSTLTTRVLSLADKLRVGKLALRLRVPAPHTLLQGPDESTESYLRRQGFSERALELFFRPFFGGIFLKRDLSTSARLFRYYFRMLIDGGAALPRAGMGRIPEQLARDLDVTLGIRVTRLIPHESHVTVASSAGELDARTVIVATDPDSAQALTGEKVSRGSLGSTYLHYVTHQMVDNEARLLLNGEQGFIHNAQWISNAVPGRAPAGQRQLTVTVLGEPELDEAALDARVRGELGRWYGEGPVASLRPLLTERIRHAQYPQPPGFAATLAGHATRLGSVLLASEATSMSGIQGAMESGEKAAAIVLGDTAGMSRPRGA; this is translated from the coding sequence ATGGTGGATGTTCTGGTGATCGGTGGGGGCCTCTCCGGCCTGACGGCCGCCCGCGTGCTGTCGCGGGCCGGGCGACGGGTACGGGTGCTGGAGGCGGGCGCGCAGGTCGGTGGGCGCGTGCGCTCCCGCGTGGTGGACGGCTGTACGCTCGACGCGGGGTATCAGGTGCTGTTTCCGGCGTACCCGGCGGTGAAGCGCCACCTCGATCTGGGCGCCCTGGATCTGGTCTCCATCGCGCCTGCGGCGGTCGTGCGCCGGGGGGAGCGGGCCGACGTGCTGGGCGACCCCATCCGCGATCCGGCGGGGCTGCTGAGCACCCTGACCACGCGGGTGCTCTCGCTGGCCGACAAGCTGCGGGTGGGCAAGCTGGCGTTGCGCCTGCGCGTTCCTGCTCCCCACACGCTGCTGCAGGGGCCCGACGAATCCACCGAATCCTACCTGCGCCGCCAGGGCTTCAGCGAGCGCGCGCTGGAACTGTTTTTCCGCCCGTTTTTCGGGGGCATCTTCCTGAAGCGCGACCTGAGCACCTCGGCCCGGCTCTTCCGCTACTACTTCCGGATGCTCATCGACGGCGGCGCCGCCCTGCCCCGCGCCGGCATGGGCCGGATTCCCGAGCAGCTCGCCCGGGATCTGGACGTGACCCTGGGGATCCGGGTCACGCGCCTGATCCCGCATGAATCGCACGTCACGGTGGCGTCCAGCGCGGGTGAACTCGACGCCCGCACGGTGATCGTCGCAACCGATCCGGACAGCGCCCAGGCCCTCACCGGCGAGAAGGTCTCGCGCGGCAGCCTGGGCAGCACCTACCTGCACTACGTGACCCATCAGATGGTCGACAACGAGGCCCGGCTGCTGCTGAACGGCGAGCAGGGCTTTATCCACAACGCGCAGTGGATCAGCAACGCCGTGCCCGGCCGCGCGCCGGCGGGCCAGCGCCAGCTCACCGTGACCGTGCTGGGCGAGCCGGAACTCGATGAGGCCGCGCTGGACGCCCGCGTCCGGGGCGAACTGGGGCGCTGGTACGGGGAGGGCCCGGTCGCGTCCCTGCGTCCGCTGCTCACCGAGCGCATCCGGCACGCGCAGTATCCGCAGCCGCCCGGGTTCGCCGCCACGCTGGCCGGGCACGCCACGCGCCTGGGCAGCGTGCTGCTCGCCTCCGAGGCCACCTCCATGAGCGGCATCCAGGGCGCCATGGAAAGTGGCGAGAAGGCCGCCGCCATCGTGCTCGGGGACACCGCCGGCATGAGCCGCCCGAGGGGCGCATGA
- a CDS encoding MarR family winged helix-turn-helix transcriptional regulator, whose translation MNVPTPSSTQAQTDELYEVVRLTLRLSRRFRQVLDEPLEGALGLNTKELVVLAAIMDGAQTPGRIAAAQNLPAPTVTRIVSKLVEAGLVERVTDPGDLRRVELRLTPQGAATRARVRATGQDIVQAHFGHLPAATVRAALDALRTLTATLSPGGAA comes from the coding sequence ATGAACGTACCCACCCCCTCTTCCACCCAGGCGCAGACCGACGAGCTGTACGAGGTCGTGCGCCTGACCCTGCGCCTTTCGCGGCGCTTCCGGCAGGTGCTGGACGAGCCGCTGGAAGGCGCGCTGGGCCTGAACACCAAGGAACTCGTGGTGCTGGCCGCCATCATGGACGGCGCGCAGACGCCGGGCCGGATCGCGGCGGCGCAGAACCTCCCCGCGCCGACGGTCACCCGCATCGTGTCCAAACTGGTGGAGGCCGGGCTGGTCGAGCGTGTGACCGACCCCGGCGATCTGCGCCGCGTCGAGCTGCGGCTGACTCCCCAGGGCGCCGCTACCCGCGCCCGCGTCCGGGCGACCGGGCAGGACATCGTGCAGGCCCACTTCGGGCATCTGCCGGCAGCCACCGTGCGGGCCGCTCTGGACGCCCTGAGGACACTGACGGCCACCCTGAGCCCCGGAGGCGCCGCATGA
- a CDS encoding MDR family MFS transporter, with protein MTAPRPVQASLTHREKILAFVGVLTVLFLASLNMTVVGSAMPRVISDLGGFHLYAWAFTAYSLTTTITIPIVGTISDRFGRRPLLLFGIAVFALGSVALGFVSSMEQLIFWRAVQGIGGGTLMAMSFTAIADIFTPIERGRYQGYTGAVWGVSSVVGPLVGGFLTDHLGWRSVFFVNTPFALLAAFVIWRFFRLPATGARGHFDALGAALLAGAVTTLTLAMSWGGATYAWDSPRILGLLVATLGLGLWYARHSRAQERPILDLRLMRDRSIALASLAGFLVSAGMFAAILYLPLYMQGVRGASASGSGLALAPLMGGMILTSTLSGQWVSRTGRYKTLVVLGALVATGALVLAGHLSLGTPLWAAVGIMILLGLGLGPVNSQLTLAVQNAAPREQLGSATGGNQFFRQIGGTLAVSLFGALVNAQLAANLGRELPAGAQSLPAPVQAAIANPNVLSSEQAQQGLRAALDGAGQGELFAPVLDALRSVLMGAIDHVFLVSAGLVGLAFLVTVMLPERPLKGVRAAPAEAQPSAQAAATD; from the coding sequence ATGACCGCCCCCCGTCCTGTCCAGGCCAGCCTGACCCACCGCGAGAAGATTCTGGCGTTCGTCGGCGTGCTCACCGTCCTCTTTCTCGCCTCGCTGAACATGACCGTGGTGGGCAGCGCCATGCCGCGCGTCATCAGCGACCTGGGGGGCTTTCACCTGTATGCCTGGGCGTTCACGGCGTATTCGCTGACCACCACCATCACCATCCCCATCGTGGGCACCATCAGCGACCGGTTCGGGCGGCGGCCGCTGCTGCTGTTCGGGATCGCGGTGTTCGCGCTGGGTTCCGTGGCGCTGGGCTTCGTGTCCAGCATGGAGCAGCTGATCTTCTGGCGGGCCGTGCAGGGCATCGGCGGCGGCACCCTGATGGCGATGAGCTTTACGGCCATCGCCGACATCTTCACGCCCATCGAGCGGGGGCGCTACCAGGGCTACACGGGCGCCGTATGGGGCGTGAGTTCGGTGGTCGGCCCGCTGGTCGGCGGCTTCCTGACCGATCACCTGGGCTGGCGCAGCGTGTTCTTCGTCAATACGCCCTTCGCGCTGCTGGCGGCGTTCGTCATCTGGCGCTTCTTCCGCCTGCCCGCCACGGGCGCCCGTGGCCACTTCGACGCGCTGGGCGCCGCGCTGCTGGCCGGCGCGGTCACGACCCTGACCCTGGCGATGTCGTGGGGCGGGGCCACCTACGCCTGGGACAGCCCGCGCATCCTGGGCCTGCTGGTCGCCACGCTGGGGCTGGGCCTGTGGTACGCCCGCCACAGCCGCGCGCAGGAACGCCCGATCCTCGACCTGCGGCTGATGCGCGACCGCTCCATCGCCCTGGCGTCGCTGGCGGGCTTTCTGGTGAGCGCGGGGATGTTCGCCGCGATCCTGTACCTGCCGCTGTACATGCAGGGCGTGCGCGGCGCGAGCGCCTCGGGCAGCGGGCTGGCCCTGGCCCCGCTGATGGGCGGCATGATCCTGACCAGCACGCTGTCCGGGCAGTGGGTCAGCCGCACCGGGCGCTACAAGACGCTGGTGGTGCTGGGCGCCCTGGTCGCCACCGGCGCACTGGTGCTGGCGGGGCACCTCAGCCTGGGAACCCCGCTGTGGGCGGCGGTGGGCATCATGATCCTGCTCGGCCTGGGCCTGGGGCCGGTGAACAGCCAGCTCACCCTGGCGGTGCAGAACGCCGCGCCACGCGAGCAGCTGGGCAGCGCCACGGGCGGCAACCAGTTCTTCCGGCAGATCGGCGGCACGCTGGCGGTGAGCCTGTTCGGCGCGCTGGTGAACGCGCAACTCGCGGCGAACCTGGGCCGGGAACTGCCGGCCGGCGCCCAGAGCCTGCCGGCGCCCGTGCAGGCCGCCATCGCCAACCCGAACGTGCTGAGCAGCGAACAGGCCCAGCAGGGGCTGCGCGCCGCCCTGGACGGCGCCGGTCAGGGAGAGCTGTTCGCCCCGGTACTGGACGCGCTGCGAAGCGTCCTGATGGGCGCCATCGACCACGTGTTCCTGGTGTCGGCGGGGCTGGTGGGCCTGGCGTTCCTGGTCACCGTGATGCTCCCCGAGCGGCCCCTGAAGGGTGTCCGGGCGGCGCCGGCCGAAGCTCAGCCCAGCGCGCAGGCGGCGGCGACGGACTGA
- a CDS encoding ABC transporter permease, producing MPRNVRPYLLALPALLFTLFFLVVPLVRTLREGGINFTIWEGAYFQGRLLWTLAQAGATALLALLIGAPLAYLLSRYSLPGKVLFLRLLLLPFVTPTLVAVLGLSALLGPQGVLTRLSGLDVSDTPVLLILGNLFFNLPVMVRLAYGGFSRVSPSLIGAARSLGAPAWRAALGVALPLALPGLAAGAVLVFLYSALSFGLPLALGGERAATLEVEIYQSASQLRLPEASALIVGQLVLTLLATWAYVSLGRGGTGVPAAGLPRARGGALAGLLVLGGLTLLICFAPLLAVAARGILGAAGPTLGYWTAVLADPETGLLVGNTVRFAGLALLGATLLGGLFALGAWRAGSRLLDLATLLPLMVSPVSLAVGYLLAYPALTATLPMLIAAYTLLALPLVVRSLLPALRALPPRLHEAARTLGASSGGAHRTVTFPLTLPALRGGGALALATVLGEFGATLVLTRPEWATLSTGLYDRLGRPGERNLGEACALATLLLLLSTAAFTLLDGGAGEVT from the coding sequence GTGCCCCGCAACGTCAGACCCTATCTCCTCGCCCTCCCCGCCCTCCTCTTCACCCTGTTCTTCCTCGTCGTCCCCCTCGTCAGAACCCTGCGGGAAGGCGGCATCAACTTCACCATCTGGGAAGGCGCCTATTTCCAGGGCCGCCTGCTGTGGACACTGGCCCAGGCGGGCGCCACCGCCCTGCTCGCCCTTCTGATCGGCGCCCCGCTGGCCTACCTGCTCTCGCGCTACAGCCTGCCCGGCAAGGTGCTGTTCCTGCGACTCCTGCTGCTGCCCTTCGTGACCCCGACCCTGGTGGCGGTGCTGGGCCTGTCGGCGCTGCTGGGGCCGCAGGGCGTCCTGACCCGCCTGAGCGGCCTGGACGTGTCCGACACGCCGGTGCTCCTGATTCTGGGCAACCTGTTCTTCAACCTGCCGGTGATGGTGCGGCTGGCCTACGGGGGCTTCTCGCGGGTCTCCCCCAGCCTGATCGGCGCGGCGCGCTCGCTGGGCGCGCCGGCGTGGCGGGCGGCGCTGGGCGTGGCTCTGCCGCTGGCCCTGCCGGGGCTGGCGGCGGGCGCGGTGCTGGTCTTTCTGTACTCGGCGCTCAGCTTCGGGCTGCCGCTGGCCCTGGGCGGCGAGCGCGCCGCGACCCTGGAGGTCGAGATCTACCAGAGCGCCTCGCAGCTGCGGCTGCCCGAGGCCAGCGCCCTGATCGTGGGGCAACTGGTACTGACGCTGCTGGCGACCTGGGCCTACGTCTCGCTGGGGCGCGGCGGAACGGGGGTGCCGGCGGCCGGGCTGCCGCGGGCGAGGGGCGGGGCACTGGCGGGCCTCCTGGTTCTGGGCGGCCTGACCCTGCTGATCTGCTTCGCACCGCTGCTGGCCGTGGCGGCGCGCGGCATACTGGGCGCCGCCGGGCCGACGCTGGGGTACTGGACGGCGGTGCTGGCCGACCCCGAGACCGGCCTGCTGGTGGGCAACACCGTTCGCTTCGCGGGGCTGGCCCTGCTGGGGGCCACGCTCCTGGGCGGGCTGTTCGCGCTGGGCGCGTGGCGGGCGGGGTCGCGGCTGCTCGATCTCGCGACGCTGCTGCCGCTCATGGTCTCGCCGGTCAGTCTGGCGGTCGGCTACCTGCTGGCCTACCCGGCGCTCACGGCCACGCTGCCGATGCTGATCGCGGCCTACACGCTGCTGGCCCTGCCGCTGGTGGTGCGCTCGCTGCTGCCCGCCCTGCGCGCCCTGCCCCCCCGGCTGCACGAGGCCGCCCGCACGCTGGGGGCATCGTCCGGGGGTGCCCACCGCACCGTCACCTTCCCCCTGACCCTGCCTGCGCTGCGGGGCGGCGGCGCGCTGGCCCTGGCGACCGTGCTGGGCGAATTCGGCGCCACGCTGGTGCTCACGCGCCCGGAGTGGGCGACGCTGAGCACCGGCCTGTACGACCGGCTGGGCCGCCCCGGCGAGCGCAATCTGGGCGAGGCCTGCGCGCTGGCGACCCTGCTGCTGCTGCTGTCCACGGCGGCCTTCACTCTGCTGGACGGCGGAGCGGGAGAGGTAACCTGA
- a CDS encoding thiamine ABC transporter substrate-binding protein: protein MRRTVLLGLLLTGAAHAQTTLTVATHDSFSLDRKLVAQFEAAHGAKVRFVKGGDAGELLNRLILTRRAPIADVVYGLDNALLARAKAADLLSPYRPANGSRVPAAQRLDDTGLLTTVDYGDVALNYDRAYFQKAGLALPRSLDDLKSPQYAKLTVVASPATSSPGLAFLLATVNHFGEAGAWAWWEAARTNGMKVTRGWSDAYYKDFSRNGGKYPIVLSYASSPAAEVFYADGYDPAKLPAQAPTANLFLPGSTWRQLEGVGVLKGTKQPELARRFVDFMLSPAVQADIPTRMWVYPAVSGVKLDPVFRFAQQPPADTVKASVPTNPQRLVDAWVTQVLRAR from the coding sequence ATGCGTAGAACCGTTCTGCTTGGCCTGCTCCTGACCGGAGCCGCGCACGCCCAGACCACCCTGACGGTGGCCACCCACGATTCCTTCTCGCTGGACAGGAAGCTCGTGGCGCAGTTCGAGGCGGCCCATGGCGCGAAGGTGCGCTTCGTGAAGGGCGGCGACGCCGGCGAGCTGCTGAACCGCCTGATCCTGACCCGCCGCGCCCCGATTGCCGACGTGGTGTACGGCCTGGACAATGCCCTGCTGGCCCGCGCGAAGGCCGCCGACCTGCTGAGCCCCTACCGCCCGGCGAACGGGTCGAGGGTGCCCGCCGCACAGCGCCTGGACGACACGGGACTGCTGACCACCGTGGACTACGGCGACGTGGCCCTGAACTACGACCGCGCGTACTTCCAGAAGGCGGGGCTGGCGCTGCCCCGCAGCCTGGACGACCTGAAAAGCCCCCAGTACGCGAAATTGACCGTGGTCGCCTCTCCAGCGACGTCCAGCCCTGGCCTGGCCTTCCTGCTCGCCACCGTGAACCACTTCGGCGAGGCCGGTGCCTGGGCCTGGTGGGAGGCTGCCCGCACGAACGGCATGAAGGTCACGCGCGGCTGGAGCGACGCCTATTACAAGGACTTCAGCCGCAACGGGGGCAAGTACCCCATTGTGCTCAGCTATGCCAGCAGCCCCGCCGCCGAGGTCTTCTACGCCGACGGCTACGACCCCGCCAAGCTGCCCGCCCAGGCGCCGACCGCCAATCTGTTCCTGCCCGGCTCCACCTGGCGGCAACTGGAAGGCGTGGGGGTTCTGAAAGGCACGAAACAGCCCGAGCTGGCCCGCCGCTTCGTGGACTTCATGCTCAGCCCCGCCGTGCAGGCCGACATCCCCACCCGCATGTGGGTCTATCCGGCGGTGAGCGGCGTGAAGCTCGACCCGGTGTTCAGGTTTGCCCAGCAGCCCCCCGCCGACACCGTGAAGGCCAGCGTCCCCACCAACCCGCAGCGCCTCGTGGACGCCTGGGTCACGCAGGTTCTGCGGGCCCGCTGA
- a CDS encoding rhomboid family intramembrane serine protease, producing the protein MRRPRSSPLVPATRSPQVRPALAVTALLIAGVWGQELLDTLAFGGSLDRYGIEPRESGTFWHVLSAPFLHAGFGHLIANTVPLAVLAFMSAVRNLWRFLAATVIIAVLGGALVWLLGRGGSVHLGASELIFGYLAYLLGVGWWERTPTAIGVALVAFVLYGGILWGVLPGNPYVSWEAHLFGFLAGLVAAALLHGRRPQRPAGTVSSGKVSTGTASTSRKV; encoded by the coding sequence ATGCGGCGTCCCCGTTCATCTCCACTGGTGCCTGCCACGCGTTCGCCCCAGGTGCGGCCGGCCCTCGCGGTCACGGCGCTGCTGATCGCCGGCGTGTGGGGGCAGGAGCTCCTCGACACCCTGGCCTTCGGCGGCAGCCTCGACCGCTACGGCATCGAGCCGCGCGAGAGCGGCACCTTCTGGCACGTGCTGAGCGCGCCCTTCCTGCACGCGGGTTTCGGGCACCTGATCGCCAACACCGTGCCGCTGGCCGTGCTGGCCTTCATGAGCGCAGTGCGGAACCTCTGGCGCTTCCTGGCGGCCACCGTGATCATCGCCGTGCTGGGCGGCGCGCTGGTCTGGCTGCTGGGCCGGGGCGGCAGCGTGCACCTGGGCGCCAGCGAGCTGATCTTCGGCTACCTGGCCTACCTGCTGGGCGTGGGCTGGTGGGAGCGCACGCCCACCGCCATCGGCGTGGCCCTGGTCGCTTTCGTCCTGTATGGCGGCATCTTGTGGGGCGTGCTGCCCGGCAATCCCTACGTGTCGTGGGAGGCGCACCTGTTCGGCTTCCTGGCCGGACTGGTCGCGGCGGCGCTGCTACACGGGCGCCGGCCTCAGCGCCCGGCTGGCACGGTGTCGTCTGGCAAGGTGTCGACCGGGACGGCCTCAACCAGTCGAAAAGTCTGA
- a CDS encoding Dps family protein has product MNRILILSALLLAPLSLASAQSTGQSAGTRPVNQMTTLPHTGTSDRMKSTQALQSTLTELQALQLQTKQAHWNVSGALYYPLHELLQEHYEIIAKHADDVAERLLAIGSSSDGRAPVIVGSSNLPEIPGGFIDDARVLNFFSQQYVTVGGRLRGRIDDVEKVDPTTANLLQEVEHDIEKFQWQMRAHLQPTNTDPNGGAFLNNGAPVLNGGK; this is encoded by the coding sequence ATGAACCGAATCCTGATCCTGTCCGCCCTGCTGCTCGCTCCCCTCAGTCTCGCCTCTGCCCAGAGCACGGGCCAGAGCGCGGGCACGAGGCCCGTCAACCAGATGACCACCCTGCCCCATACCGGCACCAGCGACCGGATGAAGAGCACCCAGGCGCTGCAGAGCACCCTGACCGAACTGCAGGCGCTGCAGCTGCAGACCAAGCAGGCGCACTGGAACGTCAGCGGCGCGCTGTACTACCCGCTGCACGAGCTGCTGCAGGAGCACTACGAGATCATCGCCAAGCACGCCGACGACGTGGCCGAGCGCCTGCTGGCCATCGGCTCCAGCTCGGACGGCCGCGCCCCGGTGATCGTGGGCAGCTCCAACCTCCCCGAAATTCCCGGCGGCTTCATCGACGACGCGCGGGTGCTGAACTTCTTCAGCCAGCAGTACGTCACGGTCGGCGGCCGGCTGCGGGGGCGCATCGACGATGTGGAGAAGGTCGACCCGACCACTGCCAACCTGCTGCAGGAAGTCGAGCACGACATCGAGAAGTTCCAGTGGCAGATGCGCGCCCACCTGCAGCCCACCAACACCGATCCCAACGGCGGCGCGTTCCTGAACAACGGCGCCCCGGTGCTGAACGGCGGCAAGTAA
- a CDS encoding VOC family protein produces the protein MSARLDHLVVAARTLAEGRAWLEAQLGVSLQPGGEHPDYGTHNALLSLGPDTYLEVLAVNPAAPPPAGPRWFGLDSAEMQERLEAGPALIHWVAGVESLSPGPEVPELSRGSFRWRLTVPAGGVLPMYGVAPSLIHWLTPSPAAQLPDAGVRLSRLLLGTAHPDRLRARLSGLEFSGTVEVYEAPRAELRAVLETPGGQVTL, from the coding sequence ATGAGCGCCCGCCTGGATCATCTGGTGGTCGCCGCCCGCACCCTGGCGGAGGGCCGGGCCTGGCTGGAGGCTCAGCTGGGCGTGTCCCTGCAGCCCGGCGGCGAGCACCCCGACTACGGCACCCACAACGCCCTGCTCTCGCTGGGGCCGGACACCTACCTGGAAGTGCTCGCCGTGAACCCGGCCGCCCCGCCGCCCGCCGGGCCGCGCTGGTTCGGCCTGGACAGCGCCGAGATGCAGGAGCGGCTGGAGGCTGGCCCGGCCCTGATCCACTGGGTCGCGGGCGTGGAGAGCCTGAGCCCCGGCCCGGAAGTGCCCGAGCTGTCGCGTGGCAGCTTCCGCTGGCGCCTGACTGTGCCGGCGGGCGGCGTCCTGCCCATGTACGGCGTGGCCCCCTCGCTGATCCACTGGCTCACGCCCTCGCCCGCCGCGCAGTTGCCGGATGCCGGCGTGCGCCTGAGCCGCCTGCTGCTGGGCACGGCCCACCCGGATCGCCTGCGCGCCCGCCTGAGCGGGCTGGAGTTCAGCGGCACCGTGGAGGTCTACGAGGCCCCCCGCGCCGAGCTGCGCGCCGTGCTGGAGACGCCGGGAGGGCAGGTCACGCTGTAG
- a CDS encoding DMT family transporter, which produces MNPTLSGLLSAMTYGVGDFLSGLASRRDSPLRVVALTHPLSAAVMALLAWAFGQPVPPASDLGWGAAAGAVGLVAVLAFYRALALGPMGAVSVGTGALSAAVPVVVGVLGGEILGLGGWLGAAGVLLGTGLLSWQDGARPGQSGVPLGLLAGLGFGLFFVLLGQAQGDGVFWTLAAARLASSLIVVPLAAWRVGLRSRAPGLILASAPGDTLGNLFYLWAVQGGGLAVGALLTSLYPAFTTLLAVLLLREGLGARQWLGVVLALSGAALLAGG; this is translated from the coding sequence GTGAATCCCACCCTGAGCGGGCTGCTCTCGGCCATGACCTATGGCGTGGGCGACTTCCTGTCGGGCCTGGCGAGCCGGCGGGATTCGCCGCTGCGGGTGGTGGCCCTGACCCACCCCCTGAGCGCGGCCGTGATGGCCCTGCTGGCCTGGGCGTTCGGGCAGCCGGTGCCGCCCGCCAGCGACCTGGGGTGGGGCGCGGCGGCCGGCGCCGTGGGGCTGGTGGCCGTGCTGGCCTTTTACCGGGCGCTGGCCCTGGGCCCGATGGGCGCCGTCTCGGTGGGCACCGGGGCGCTGTCGGCGGCGGTGCCGGTCGTGGTGGGCGTGCTGGGCGGCGAGATCCTGGGCCTGGGCGGCTGGCTGGGCGCGGCGGGCGTGCTGCTGGGCACCGGGCTGCTGAGCTGGCAGGACGGCGCGCGGCCAGGGCAGAGCGGCGTGCCGCTGGGGCTGCTGGCCGGGCTGGGCTTCGGGCTGTTCTTCGTGCTGCTGGGGCAGGCGCAGGGGGACGGCGTGTTCTGGACACTGGCGGCGGCCCGGCTGGCCAGTTCGCTGATCGTGGTGCCGCTGGCCGCCTGGCGGGTGGGGCTGCGGTCCCGGGCGCCGGGCCTGATCCTGGCCTCGGCGCCGGGCGACACGCTGGGCAACCTCTTCTACCTGTGGGCGGTGCAGGGGGGTGGGCTGGCGGTGGGCGCCCTGCTCACCAGCCTGTACCCGGCCTTCACGACCCTGCTGGCGGTGCTGCTGCTGCGCGAGGGCCTGGGCGCGCGGCAGTGGCTGGGCGTGGTGCTGGCCCTGTCCGGCGCGGCGCTGCTGGCGGGGGGCTAG
- a CDS encoding NUDIX domain-containing protein: MTFHLVSWLIVQDASGSVLLGRRAGTSYGEGRWGLPGGRVEAGERLADAAVREALEEVGLRVDADSLETLGLCRYDLEGTQGADCFFRARVWAGEPAPLDKTSAVGWFAPDALPPETLPWLPGVLDAHLLGGVRLSEMLDGWAGLRALL; the protein is encoded by the coding sequence GTGACCTTCCACCTCGTCTCCTGGCTGATCGTGCAGGACGCCTCTGGGAGCGTTCTGCTGGGGCGCCGCGCGGGCACGTCCTACGGCGAGGGGCGGTGGGGGCTGCCGGGGGGACGGGTGGAGGCGGGCGAGCGGCTGGCCGACGCCGCCGTACGAGAGGCGCTCGAGGAGGTCGGGCTCAGGGTGGACGCCGACTCGCTGGAGACGCTGGGGCTGTGCCGCTACGACCTGGAGGGCACCCAGGGCGCCGACTGCTTCTTCCGGGCCCGGGTCTGGGCGGGCGAGCCGGCGCCGCTCGACAAGACCTCGGCGGTCGGCTGGTTCGCGCCGGACGCGCTGCCGCCGGAAACCCTTCCCTGGCTCCCTGGCGTGCTGGACGCGCATCTGCTGGGCGGCGTGCGGCTTTCCGAGATGCTGGACGGCTGGGCGGGGCTGCGGGCGCTGCTCTGA